A part of Lacinutrix sp. 5H-3-7-4 genomic DNA contains:
- a CDS encoding DoxX family protein, producing the protein MRIQKTIYWVATILLCIIMLYSASMYFTKPEMIKGFFEHFNYPTYLVYPLATLKILGVIMVLWRKSMWLTEWAYAGFFFDVILAFFAHYFAGDSTILTLSALNLILLSYFFGKVVRNAQ; encoded by the coding sequence ATGAGAATTCAAAAAACAATTTATTGGGTTGCAACAATTCTATTATGCATAATAATGCTCTACTCTGCATCAATGTATTTTACTAAACCCGAAATGATAAAAGGTTTTTTTGAGCATTTTAATTATCCAACATATTTAGTATACCCATTAGCTACTTTAAAAATTCTTGGTGTAATCATGGTTTTATGGCGTAAAAGCATGTGGCTTACAGAGTGGGCTTACGCCGGTTTCTTTTTTGATGTTATTTTAGCCTTTTTTGCTCATTATTTTGCAGGAGACTCTACTATTTTAACTTTAAGTGCATTAAACCTAATTTTATTATCTTATTTCTTTGGCAAAGTTGTAAGAAACGCCCAATAG
- the rsmI gene encoding 16S rRNA (cytidine(1402)-2'-O)-methyltransferase — protein MGKLYIVPTPIGNLEDMTFRAISVLESADYILAEDTRTSGKLLKHFKITTPMQSHHMHNEHKMVDRLVERIKNGETIALISDAGTPAISDPGFLLTRACVENNINVDCLPGATAFVPALVNSGLPNDKFIFEGFLPVKKGRQTRLKLLAEDTRTLIFYESPHKLIKTLGHFCEYFGEDRPVSVSRELTKLYEETIRGTAKQVLEHYTNKPPKGEIVIVVGGKAK, from the coding sequence ATGGGAAAACTCTATATCGTTCCAACTCCTATTGGAAATCTCGAAGACATGACGTTTAGAGCTATTTCTGTGTTAGAATCTGCAGATTATATTTTAGCTGAAGACACTAGAACTTCAGGAAAACTACTTAAACATTTTAAAATTACTACACCTATGCAAAGCCACCATATGCACAATGAGCATAAAATGGTTGACCGTTTGGTAGAACGTATTAAAAATGGAGAAACCATAGCACTTATTAGCGATGCTGGAACTCCTGCAATTAGCGACCCTGGTTTTTTATTAACCAGAGCCTGTGTAGAAAACAATATTAATGTAGACTGTTTACCAGGAGCAACAGCTTTTGTTCCTGCCTTAGTAAATTCTGGTTTACCCAACGACAAATTTATTTTTGAGGGCTTTTTACCTGTTAAGAAAGGAAGACAAACACGTTTAAAACTTTTAGCCGAAGATACCAGAACACTTATTTTTTACGAAAGTCCTCACAAGCTAATTAAAACACTTGGTCATTTTTGCGAATACTTTGGCGAAGATAGACCTGTATCTGTTTCTAGAGAGCTTACTAAACTTTACGAAGAAACCATTCGTGGTACAGCAAAACAAGTTTTAGAACACTATACTAATAAGCCTCCAAAAGGAGAAATAGTTATAGTTGTTGGTGGTAAAGCAAAATAA
- a CDS encoding NAD(P)/FAD-dependent oxidoreductase, with the protein MKVKHYNVFIIGSGIAGQTVAEICAKNKLKVAIADNREYGGTCANRGCDPKKILVQFSSLLQRCKQLEHSGIIKPPKISWSDVQKFKNKFVQSIPIETEKDLQNLDVDLYHQSPEFISENKVLVEGKTISADYFVIATGRVPRKLKIKGNKHIETSDSILNLTKIPKTASFIGSGYVGMEFATMLAILGSKVTVFEHGSTALKNFDPFLVEALISKMKTLGVTFVFNAKIEKIEALNKNKRINYTLKGKKKKLKSRKVFNTAGRVPSITNLKLENANVEANCSGVLVNDYLQSKTNSKVYACGDVSSLSLPLTPLSGLQGYITGENILNNNANKFQFPLVPSTVFTQPNLSMVGLQEEEAKKRYKHINVYKGKIPGWFNAKKANEDTYAFKIISNKRTDIIVGAHLLSEKANENINIFTMAISKGMTVSEFKKLIFTYPSYTNDLKSMLADSN; encoded by the coding sequence ATGAAAGTTAAACATTATAATGTTTTTATTATAGGTTCTGGAATCGCTGGACAAACCGTTGCAGAAATTTGTGCCAAAAACAAATTAAAAGTAGCAATTGCAGATAATAGAGAATATGGAGGCACTTGTGCCAATAGAGGTTGTGACCCTAAAAAAATTCTTGTTCAGTTTTCTTCTTTACTTCAACGCTGTAAACAGCTAGAACATTCTGGTATTATTAAACCGCCAAAAATTAGCTGGAGCGATGTGCAAAAATTTAAAAATAAATTTGTTCAAAGTATCCCAATCGAAACCGAAAAAGATCTTCAGAATTTAGATGTAGATTTATATCACCAATCTCCAGAATTTATTAGTGAAAATAAAGTTTTAGTAGAAGGTAAAACCATCTCTGCAGACTATTTTGTAATTGCCACAGGTAGAGTACCCAGAAAATTAAAGATAAAAGGAAACAAGCATATTGAGACTAGTGACTCAATTTTAAACTTAACTAAAATTCCTAAAACTGCAAGTTTTATTGGATCTGGATATGTAGGAATGGAGTTTGCCACTATGCTTGCTATTTTAGGCTCTAAAGTAACTGTTTTTGAACACGGCTCGACTGCCTTAAAAAATTTCGATCCATTTTTAGTTGAAGCTTTAATAAGTAAAATGAAAACCTTAGGTGTTACATTTGTTTTTAATGCTAAAATTGAAAAAATAGAAGCCTTAAATAAAAACAAACGTATAAATTATACATTAAAAGGAAAAAAGAAAAAACTCAAATCTAGAAAAGTATTTAATACTGCCGGCCGTGTACCATCTATAACAAATTTAAAACTTGAAAATGCTAATGTAGAAGCAAACTGTAGTGGTGTTTTAGTTAACGATTATCTTCAAAGTAAAACCAACTCTAAAGTTTATGCCTGTGGTGATGTTTCTAGTTTATCACTACCCTTAACACCTCTATCTGGTTTACAAGGTTATATTACTGGAGAAAATATATTAAATAATAATGCAAATAAATTTCAATTTCCTTTAGTACCATCTACAGTTTTTACACAACCTAATTTATCTATGGTAGGTTTACAAGAAGAAGAAGCAAAAAAACGATATAAACATATTAATGTGTATAAAGGAAAAATTCCTGGTTGGTTTAATGCTAAAAAAGCAAATGAAGATACTTATGCCTTTAAAATTATTTCAAATAAAAGAACAGATATAATTGTTGGTGCTCACCTTTTAAGTGAAAAGGCAAATGAAAATATTAATATCTTTACAATGGCTATAAGTAAAGGCATGACAGTTTCAGAGTTTAAAAAACTAATTTTCACTTACCCATCTTATACTAACGATTTAAAATCTATGCTTGCAGACAGCAACTAA
- a CDS encoding uracil-DNA glycosylase family protein, whose protein sequence is MELLLKNIKQCDICKSHLPLGPRPVVTANKSSKIVIIGQAPGTKVHASGIPWDDQSGKKLRQWLNVSNKEFYNTKNFAIVPMGFCYPGKGKTGDLPPRPECAKQWHEKILETMPNVKLIILIGAYAQKYYLKDKAKKTLTDTVSDYKNYLPKYFPIPHPSPTNRFWRSKNPWFEDTIVPELQDYIKIIIK, encoded by the coding sequence TTGGAATTACTTTTAAAAAACATAAAACAGTGTGACATATGTAAAAGTCATTTACCTTTAGGACCAAGACCTGTAGTAACCGCTAATAAAAGTTCTAAAATTGTAATTATTGGTCAAGCTCCAGGTACTAAAGTTCATGCTTCTGGTATTCCATGGGATGACCAAAGTGGCAAAAAACTTAGACAATGGTTAAATGTAAGTAATAAAGAGTTTTACAATACTAAAAACTTTGCTATTGTACCAATGGGTTTTTGTTATCCTGGAAAAGGTAAAACTGGAGACTTACCACCAAGACCAGAATGTGCTAAACAATGGCATGAAAAAATATTAGAGACTATGCCAAATGTAAAATTAATAATACTTATAGGTGCATATGCACAAAAATATTATTTAAAAGATAAGGCAAAAAAAACACTTACAGATACTGTAAGTGATTATAAAAATTACTTACCCAAATACTTCCCTATTCCACATCCATCACCAACAAATAGATTTTGGAGAAGTAAAAACCCATGGTTTGAAGATACAATTGTTCCAGAATTACAAGATTATATTAAAATTATTATTAAATAA
- a CDS encoding carboxymuconolactone decarboxylase family protein, protein MPLVTPLEAEHDLETKKLAEFFNETLGFCPNSVLTMQRRPAISKAFINLNKAVMANEGRVTSALKRMIAWVSSNATGCRYCQAHAIRAAERYGAEQEQLDNIWEYRTHEAFSEAERAALDFSLAASQVPNAVDETIKVRLHEHWNEGEIVEMLGVISLFGYLNRWNDSMGTTLEGDAIESGNQFLGKHGFEVGKHI, encoded by the coding sequence ATGCCTTTAGTTACGCCTTTAGAAGCAGAACACGATTTAGAAACAAAAAAACTTGCCGAGTTTTTTAATGAAACACTTGGGTTTTGCCCAAACTCGGTACTAACCATGCAAAGACGACCAGCAATTAGTAAAGCATTTATTAATTTAAATAAAGCTGTAATGGCAAATGAAGGTCGAGTAACTTCTGCTTTAAAACGAATGATTGCTTGGGTAAGTAGTAATGCTACTGGTTGCCGTTATTGTCAAGCTCACGCTATTCGTGCTGCCGAAAGATATGGTGCAGAACAAGAACAGTTAGATAATATTTGGGAATATAGAACGCATGAAGCTTTTAGTGAAGCTGAACGTGCAGCATTAGATTTTTCTTTAGCAGCTTCTCAGGTTCCTAATGCTGTTGATGAAACTATTAAAGTAAGATTGCACGAGCATTGGAATGAAGGAGAAATTGTAGAAATGCTTGGTGTTATTTCTTTATTTGGTTACCTAAACCGATGGAATGACTCTATGGGTACAACACTTGAAGGTGATGCTATTGAAAGCGGAAATCAATTTTTAGGGAAACATGGTTTTGAAGTAGGAAAACATATTTAA
- a CDS encoding OsmC family protein: MSHKITTVWKENLIFESDNPNGYSFNLGQSQDNNNPYKPMGPKAVMLSSLAACSGLDVVSVVEKMKTSFSDFKIEVEGQLTEEHPRTYHTVNVDYHFYGNNLDEKKIKKAVDLSIEKYCGVMEMFRQFATVNTKIHYHSI, encoded by the coding sequence ATGTCTCACAAAATAACAACTGTTTGGAAAGAAAATTTAATTTTCGAAAGTGATAATCCTAACGGCTATTCTTTTAATTTAGGTCAGTCTCAAGATAACAACAACCCTTACAAACCAATGGGACCAAAAGCGGTGATGTTATCATCTTTAGCCGCTTGTTCTGGTTTAGATGTTGTTTCAGTAGTAGAAAAAATGAAAACTTCTTTTTCCGATTTTAAAATTGAAGTTGAAGGCCAACTTACAGAAGAACACCCAAGAACATACCATACTGTAAACGTAGATTACCATTTTTACGGTAACAATTTAGACGAGAAAAAAATAAAAAAGGCTGTAGATTTATCTATTGAAAAATATTGTGGCGTTATGGAAATGTTTAGACAATTTGCAACAGTAAATACTAAAATTCATTACCATTCAATATAA
- the recJ gene encoding single-stranded-DNA-specific exonuclease RecJ translates to MRWTLKPKPNLETVQFLQHALQVEEPVATLLAQRGIETYEQAKDFFRPNLKHLHDPFLMKDMLKAVKRIEVAIANNENILVYGDYDVDGTTAVSLMSSYLKSEYPNVATYIPDRYGEGYGISFQGIDFAEDNNFTLIIALDCGIKAIDKIAYAEEKNIDFIICDHHRPGDKVPNAVAVLDPKQSDCNYPYKELCGCGVGFKLIQALASKKGKTVEDLQEYLDLVATAIGADIVPITGENRILAYFGLQVINSAPRAGFKAIINQIKKETLTITDVVFVIAPRINAAGRMKHGQYAVDLLTETNVQTAQVYAQEIENFNTDRREADKQITIEALQQIENNNEKDRLTSVVYQQDWHKGVIGIVASRLIETYYRPTLVFTKSGNKLAASARSVKGFDVYNALEACAEHIEQFGGHKYAAGLTLKEENYEAFKQKFEEVVQATIDKKLLTPEITIDRQIELNDISDKFYRILSQFAPFGPGNMSPVFMTNNLQDTGYGKCVGEDDKHLRITVKQPGSNAIVCIGFGLGDKLNLIKNNKRFKAVYSIDENEWQGNVSLQLKLRDLKE, encoded by the coding sequence ATGCGTTGGACTTTAAAACCTAAACCAAATCTAGAAACCGTACAATTTTTACAACATGCTTTACAAGTAGAAGAGCCTGTTGCAACACTTTTAGCACAACGCGGTATTGAAACCTACGAGCAAGCAAAAGACTTTTTTAGACCAAATTTAAAACATTTGCACGATCCTTTTTTAATGAAGGATATGCTAAAAGCAGTAAAACGAATTGAGGTAGCAATAGCAAACAACGAAAATATTTTAGTGTATGGCGATTACGATGTAGATGGCACAACTGCCGTATCGTTAATGTCATCGTATTTAAAAAGTGAATATCCAAACGTTGCCACTTACATTCCAGACCGTTATGGAGAAGGTTACGGCATCTCTTTTCAGGGTATTGATTTTGCCGAAGACAATAATTTTACACTAATTATTGCATTAGATTGTGGTATAAAAGCTATTGATAAAATCGCTTACGCGGAAGAAAAAAACATCGATTTTATAATTTGCGACCACCACAGACCTGGAGACAAAGTCCCAAATGCAGTAGCCGTTTTAGACCCAAAACAAAGTGATTGTAATTACCCTTATAAAGAATTATGTGGTTGTGGTGTAGGTTTTAAATTAATACAAGCTTTAGCTTCAAAAAAAGGAAAAACCGTTGAAGATTTGCAAGAATATCTAGACTTGGTGGCTACAGCAATTGGAGCAGATATTGTTCCAATAACTGGAGAAAATAGAATATTAGCTTATTTTGGTTTACAAGTAATAAATAGTGCGCCAAGAGCAGGATTTAAGGCGATAATAAATCAAATTAAAAAAGAAACACTTACCATTACAGATGTTGTGTTTGTTATTGCACCAAGAATAAATGCCGCAGGTAGAATGAAACACGGCCAATATGCCGTAGATTTATTAACCGAAACTAATGTGCAAACGGCTCAAGTTTACGCTCAAGAAATTGAAAATTTTAATACAGATAGACGTGAAGCCGATAAACAAATTACTATAGAAGCTTTACAACAAATTGAAAATAATAACGAAAAAGACCGCTTAACCTCAGTCGTTTATCAACAAGATTGGCATAAAGGCGTTATTGGCATTGTAGCAAGTAGATTAATAGAAACCTATTATAGACCAACATTAGTATTTACAAAAAGTGGAAATAAGTTAGCAGCTTCGGCACGCTCTGTAAAAGGTTTCGATGTTTATAATGCTTTAGAAGCTTGTGCTGAACACATAGAGCAATTTGGTGGCCATAAATATGCTGCTGGCTTAACACTTAAAGAAGAAAACTACGAAGCTTTTAAACAAAAGTTTGAAGAAGTAGTACAAGCTACAATAGATAAAAAACTACTAACTCCAGAAATTACAATAGATAGGCAAATAGAACTTAATGATATTTCAGATAAATTCTACAGAATATTAAGCCAATTTGCACCATTTGGTCCAGGAAATATGTCTCCTGTTTTTATGACTAACAATTTACAAGATACTGGTTATGGTAAATGCGTAGGTGAAGACGATAAACATTTACGAATAACAGTAAAACAACCTGGTAGTAATGCAATTGTTTGCATTGGTTTTGGACTTGGCGATAAGCTTAACTTAATTAAAAATAACAAGCGTTTTAAAGCCGTTTATTCTATAGATGAAAATGAATGGCAAGGCAATGTGTCTTTACAACTAAAGTTAAGAGATTTAAAAGAATAA
- a CDS encoding OmpA family protein, producing the protein MKLKITTLLFFAFGHSIAQNLVLNSSFEAFKNCPKNKGAFHENVINWSCSNYGSTDYFNNCSKDLGFENYVGFQEPKTGNAYSGIYTFAPASYREYIQTKLVSQLAKGTKYLITFQISLSDCSSHSNNNFGVLFTSEELDSKSKNFIHFKYLKKDNIKYKYSKIENKSFYSNTQEWTKVTLEYTANGFEKFMTIGNFETNRVIKIQEVWSTAERQFTYYYIDDVSVTTLKLSKKTLSKVDKAKPLETKTIYTFKNILFEFDKAILVNTSIEELDKLNLHLKENKNLNIEIYGHTDNIGLAKRNQELSLQRAKSVSEYLISKGLKKERIQWFGFGSSKPLVKNSSEDNRAKNRRVEFKLIDKN; encoded by the coding sequence ATGAAATTAAAAATTACAACGCTTTTATTTTTTGCCTTTGGACACAGTATTGCTCAAAACCTAGTATTAAATTCTAGTTTTGAAGCATTTAAAAACTGTCCTAAAAACAAAGGAGCTTTTCATGAAAATGTTATTAATTGGTCTTGCTCAAATTATGGTTCTACAGACTATTTTAATAATTGCAGTAAAGATTTAGGCTTTGAAAATTATGTTGGGTTTCAAGAACCAAAAACAGGTAATGCTTACTCTGGTATTTACACCTTTGCTCCTGCAAGTTACAGAGAATACATACAAACCAAATTAGTTTCACAACTTGCAAAAGGAACAAAATATTTAATTACATTTCAAATCAGTCTTTCAGACTGTTCTTCTCATAGCAATAACAATTTTGGAGTGCTATTTACTTCAGAAGAATTAGATAGTAAAAGCAAAAATTTTATTCATTTTAAATACTTAAAAAAAGATAATATAAAATACAAATATTCGAAAATTGAGAATAAAAGCTTTTATTCTAACACTCAAGAATGGACTAAAGTTACATTAGAATATACTGCAAATGGTTTTGAAAAATTTATGACTATTGGAAATTTTGAAACAAATAGAGTAATTAAAATACAGGAGGTTTGGAGTACAGCAGAAAGACAATTTACTTATTACTATATAGATGATGTAAGTGTAACAACTCTTAAACTATCAAAAAAAACGTTAAGTAAAGTTGATAAAGCAAAACCCTTAGAAACAAAAACCATTTATACTTTTAAAAATATATTATTCGAATTCGATAAAGCCATATTAGTAAACACTTCTATAGAAGAATTAGATAAATTAAACCTTCATTTAAAAGAAAATAAAAACCTTAATATTGAAATATATGGACACACAGATAATATTGGTTTAGCTAAAAGAAACCAGGAATTATCTTTACAACGTGCAAAATCTGTTTCAGAATATTTAATCTCAAAAGGCTTAAAAAAAGAAAGAATACAGTGGTTTGGTTTTGGTAGTTCTAAACCATTAGTAAAAAATTCTTCTGAAGATAACAGAGCAAAAAACAGACGCGTTGAGTTTAAACTAATTGATAAAAATTAA
- a CDS encoding MFS transporter produces MSKNDPYAALRFKEFNLFLIMRFLLVFAWSMQFIVIEWQVYALTKDPLSLGIIGLMEIIPAFTMALFAGHIVDQREKRNLLAICLAAFSIISFALFWLTSDSVSQTWSKDSLLYSIYALVFFGGFLRSFFGPTIFSLVALIVPKKIYPNAATWNSSTWQMSRVLGVAFAGFSIGWIGVHFSLCIVFALVMAALFMVFQISKKPILNPKIGEPVMQSLKEGVSFVFKTKAILGAITLDMVSVLFGGAVALLAVFAEDILKVGPQGFGILVAAPSVGAFLTMLVTAYIPISKNAGMKLLIAIFGFGVCIVVFGLSSTFWISVVALFFSGVTDGVSMVIRQTILQLKTPDNMRGRVSSVNSMFVGSSNELGAFESGLTAKLMGTATAVVFGGSMTLITVITTAIVSPSFRKLDLTKDFEVNNNT; encoded by the coding sequence ATGTCTAAAAACGACCCATACGCAGCACTACGGTTTAAAGAATTTAATCTTTTTTTAATCATGCGATTTTTACTGGTTTTTGCCTGGTCTATGCAATTTATTGTTATAGAATGGCAAGTTTATGCTTTAACAAAAGATCCTCTATCGCTTGGTATTATAGGCTTAATGGAAATTATACCTGCTTTTACTATGGCTTTGTTTGCGGGACATATAGTAGACCAACGCGAAAAACGAAACTTACTTGCTATATGTTTAGCAGCATTTTCTATTATTAGTTTTGCTTTATTCTGGTTAACATCAGATAGTGTTTCTCAAACTTGGTCTAAAGACAGTTTATTGTATTCTATTTACGCTTTAGTGTTTTTTGGTGGTTTTTTACGTTCCTTTTTTGGGCCAACTATTTTTTCTTTAGTAGCTTTAATAGTACCAAAAAAAATCTATCCTAATGCCGCGACATGGAATAGTTCTACTTGGCAAATGTCTCGTGTTTTAGGTGTTGCTTTCGCTGGTTTTTCTATAGGTTGGATTGGTGTTCATTTTTCATTATGTATTGTTTTTGCTTTAGTAATGGCAGCACTATTTATGGTGTTTCAAATTTCTAAAAAACCAATACTTAATCCTAAAATTGGAGAACCTGTAATGCAAAGTTTAAAAGAAGGCGTAAGTTTTGTGTTTAAAACAAAGGCCATTTTAGGCGCTATAACATTAGATATGGTTTCGGTTTTATTTGGTGGTGCTGTAGCACTTTTAGCTGTTTTTGCCGAAGATATTTTAAAAGTTGGCCCGCAAGGTTTTGGGATTTTAGTTGCAGCTCCATCGGTTGGTGCTTTTTTAACCATGTTAGTTACTGCGTATATTCCTATAAGTAAAAATGCAGGAATGAAATTACTTATTGCTATTTTTGGTTTTGGAGTTTGTATTGTCGTTTTTGGTCTATCTTCAACGTTTTGGATATCTGTAGTCGCACTCTTTTTTAGTGGTGTTACAGATGGTGTTTCTATGGTTATAAGGCAAACTATTCTTCAGCTTAAAACACCAGATAATATGCGTGGTCGTGTATCATCTGTAAATTCAATGTTTGTTGGTAGCTCTAACGAGTTAGGTGCTTTTGAAAGCGGATTAACCGCAAAACTTATGGGCACAGCAACAGCTGTTGTTTTTGGTGGAAGTATGACATTAATTACTGTTATTACAACAGCTATTGTATCTCCAAGTTTTAGAAAATTAGATTTAACTAAAGATTTTGAAGTGAATAATAACACTTAA
- a CDS encoding alpha/beta fold hydrolase → MKKLFIFLFLVVTFYSCKPYQSTVIRDNQMTYHIYRERQKTFFSNDGALKYIDKGYGDVIVLLHGIPTSGWIYRKMIDELSQNYRVIVPDMLGFGSSESPKDLNLYTEEKHADRLLGLMDELEVENWTHVMHDAGALWTWELIKKQPNRISSLVMLNAIVYQEGYKPIIELQDGFKAKTTMWSYKNGIATNSILKTLFNSGLNNNNLNKADVEGYKRPLKEGKTNGMYYFFTKTSNTLPDYESTLLSVDIPVLVIWGEKDELLLWEPQKERIINDLNLYDNNIHLIDAKHFLQEEKPEKINGFIFDFLAKNARSN, encoded by the coding sequence ATGAAGAAACTGTTTATTTTTCTATTTCTAGTAGTTACTTTTTATTCATGTAAACCATACCAATCTACGGTTATTAGAGATAACCAAATGACTTATCATATTTACAGAGAAAGACAGAAAACATTTTTTTCTAACGACGGAGCTTTAAAATATATAGATAAAGGTTATGGTGATGTTATAGTTCTCTTACATGGTATACCAACATCTGGTTGGATTTATAGAAAAATGATAGATGAACTTTCGCAAAACTACCGTGTAATTGTGCCAGATATGCTTGGGTTTGGTAGTAGCGAATCTCCTAAAGATTTAAATTTATATACTGAAGAAAAACATGCCGATAGGCTTTTGGGTTTAATGGATGAATTAGAAGTAGAAAATTGGACACATGTAATGCATGATGCAGGAGCATTATGGACATGGGAACTTATAAAAAAACAACCCAATAGAATATCAAGTTTAGTAATGTTAAATGCTATAGTATACCAAGAAGGTTATAAGCCAATAATTGAGCTTCAGGATGGATTTAAAGCAAAAACAACAATGTGGTCATATAAAAATGGAATAGCTACAAACAGCATACTAAAAACACTTTTTAATTCTGGTTTAAACAATAATAATTTAAATAAAGCAGATGTTGAAGGTTATAAAAGGCCACTAAAAGAAGGTAAAACAAACGGTATGTATTACTTTTTTACTAAAACAAGCAATACATTGCCAGATTATGAAAGCACTCTGCTTTCTGTAGATATTCCAGTTTTAGTTATTTGGGGTGAAAAAGATGAACTTTTACTATGGGAACCACAAAAGGAACGTATTATTAACGATTTAAACCTATACGATAATAATATTCATTTAATTGATGCGAAACATTTTCTTCAAGAAGAGAAACCCGAAAAAATAAACGGTTTTATTTTCGATTTTTTAGCTAAAAATGCTAGAAGTAATTAA
- a CDS encoding peptidoglycan-binding protein: MKKILIFITILIVLLFSYSQYKDYQRFTPLNADIKPDNTIDINYHNPAVLYNYYDALEKANSYMHLQWSANNIDVRNPENEDRETVLAVNNYAEKLAKVNYFEAILKQSKKLKNEGLTNKAIKDLENKGISIKEHNKREKTEKHKQLLVSMLPQKALYFGEKSAFIFEMQKLLLAKGYNIPVDGVYEKKTSNALQAFETKNNLYPDGKIDKMSLNLLLQ; the protein is encoded by the coding sequence ATGAAAAAAATTCTCATTTTTATTACCATACTTATAGTATTACTTTTCTCTTATTCACAATATAAAGACTACCAAAGGTTTACACCTCTAAATGCAGATATTAAGCCAGATAATACTATAGATATAAACTACCATAATCCTGCTGTTTTATACAATTATTATGATGCTTTAGAAAAAGCAAATAGTTATATGCATTTACAATGGAGTGCAAATAATATAGATGTAAGAAATCCTGAAAATGAAGACAGAGAAACAGTTTTAGCTGTTAATAATTATGCCGAAAAATTAGCAAAAGTAAATTACTTTGAGGCGATATTAAAACAGTCTAAAAAACTAAAAAACGAAGGACTTACAAATAAAGCTATTAAAGATCTAGAAAATAAAGGCATATCTATTAAAGAACATAACAAAAGAGAAAAAACTGAAAAGCACAAACAATTATTAGTAAGCATGCTACCTCAAAAAGCGCTATATTTTGGTGAAAAAAGTGCTTTTATATTTGAAATGCAAAAATTACTATTAGCAAAAGGGTATAATATACCTGTTGATGGTGTTTACGAGAAAAAAACATCTAATGCACTACAAGCTTTTGAAACAAAAAATAATCTTTATCCAGATGGAAAAATAGATAAAATGAGTTTAAATTTATTACTCCAATAA
- a CDS encoding UDP-2,3-diacylglucosamine diphosphatase, whose product MQIPKGKKIYFASDNHLGAPTQKHSFPREKKFVAWLDEIKEDAAAIFLLGDLFDFWAEYKTVVPKGFTRTLGKLAEISDSGIPVYYFVGNHDLWMNGYFEEELNIPVYHKPQEFTFNNKTFLIGHGDGLGPGDKGYKRMKKVFTNPVAKWFFRWLHPDLGVRLAQYLSVKNKLISGDDDAKFLGENEEWLVQYCKRKLEDKHRDYFVFGHRHLPLNIDLNGNSKYINLGDWIKYYTYGVFNGETLELKEY is encoded by the coding sequence ATGCAAATTCCAAAAGGAAAGAAAATATACTTTGCTTCAGATAATCATTTAGGAGCACCAACCCAAAAACACTCTTTTCCAAGAGAAAAAAAGTTTGTTGCCTGGCTAGATGAGATTAAAGAAGATGCTGCTGCAATATTTTTGTTGGGTGATTTATTCGACTTTTGGGCAGAATATAAAACTGTTGTTCCTAAGGGATTTACTCGAACATTAGGAAAATTAGCAGAAATTAGCGATTCTGGTATTCCGGTTTATTACTTTGTAGGTAATCATGATTTATGGATGAATGGCTATTTTGAAGAAGAACTTAACATACCGGTTTACCATAAACCTCAAGAATTTACTTTTAATAATAAAACATTTTTAATTGGTCATGGCGATGGTTTAGGCCCAGGAGATAAAGGTTATAAGCGCATGAAAAAAGTATTTACTAATCCAGTTGCAAAATGGTTTTTTAGATGGTTACATCCAGATTTAGGTGTGCGATTGGCACAATACCTATCAGTAAAAAATAAATTAATTTCGGGAGACGATGACGCCAAGTTTTTGGGGGAAAATGAGGAGTGGCTAGTGCAGTACTGCAAACGAAAACTTGAAGATAAACATCGCGATTATTTTGTTTTTGGGCATAGACATTTGCCTTTAAACATAGATTTAAATGGTAATTCTAAATATATTAATCTAGGAGATTGGATTAAATATTATACTTACGGTGTTTTTAATGGTGAAACATTAGAGCTTAAAGAGTATTAA